Below is a genomic region from Azospirillum brasilense.
GGCTTGTGCTCCCACGCCGCAGCGGTCACCCGCGTGCGGAAGCAGCCGGCATGGACCGGCCCCTGCGTCGCGGCCAGCAGCGCCGCCTCCGCCGCCGGCACATCCTGGGCGAAGTTCGCTGCCAGACTTTCCGCCGACAAATGCAGATAGCCCGCACGGTCCATCGACACGCTGGACAGGCCCGGCGAGGGCGGGAAAGGCTTCAGCGTGTCGTTTGGCGACTGGCCGATCCCCGGCGCGAAGGCCGCCACATAGACCAGCGCCTTCACCTTGTCCTGATTCCCGATCTGGGTGATCACCGCCCCGCCCCAGGAATGGCCGACCAGCACCACTGGCCCTTTGGTGCGGTCGATGGCGCGCTGGACGTGGGCGACATCCTCGTCCAGCGAGGTCAGCGGATTCTGCACGGCGATCGCCTCCAGCCCCTGGGCCTGGAGCAGGGGGATCACGCGGCTCCAGGCGGAGCCGTCCGCGAAGGCGCCGTGGACGAGGATGACGGAAGTGGCGACCGGGTCCATGGACCGATTCCCGTGACAGTGACCGACCCTATCCTCTGAGCACGCCCGCGCCCGCCTGTCCAGCGTGGAGCCTCCGCTTTTCCTCCCTGCGGAAAAGCCGCCCGGACTCTGGGGTCAAACGGTGTCTTGCTGCGGAGCGGGATGAAAATTTCCCAAAATCGACCTTGAAGCTAAGATTGTTCTGGGATACGGTATACCAACAGTGAGTCGGGGCGATTGTCCACCCCTTCCGCCAAGCCAATCCGTCCGTATCGCCAGCCCGAGCCCTTGAGGTGAGCCATGGTCAAGACCCTTTCCGCCGTCCGTTCCGGAAGCCGTCCGAACGCCGTCCGCGGTGTCGACGATGCCGTTCCCGCCGGCGTCGTGGTCGCCCTGCGCCCCGATCATCGGCCGTCCGATCATCGCCTTTCTGATCATCGGCAGCGGGCCGCGGTGCTGGCGGCGACCACCGGCGGGCGCGGCCCGCGCATGGACATGCTGACGATCACCCACAGCCGGGGGCCGGCGGAGGATCGCGGGGCGGAACTCATCCACATCGACGGCCCCTATGCGGACGTTCTGGCCTACATCGCCGACTCGCCGGAGTGTGTGGTCTGCTTCGACACGCTGCACGGCGGCATGGCCCGCGCGCAATTGTCCGTGCCCTGACATTGTCCGTGCGCTGAGTGGGCGCCGGGTCCTGCTGGAGAGCGAACCGATGAACGCTTGTATGATGATTGATTGTATGACGACGCCCTTCTCCGGGCAGGAACTGGCTTCCGCGATCATCGCGGCGGCGCTGTCGCTCCCATCGGCCAATGGCCGACTCCATCTGCCCAACGGTGCCGTGCTGTGCGACCCGGCAGCGCTGGAGCGGGAATTCGCGCTGGCCGCGCAGGGGCTGTCCCACTGGCTGGCGCAGAACGAGCCGCACATCGCCGAGGCCGCACGGGCCAGCCGGTTGAAGATCGGGGCCGGAGTCATCCGCGCCGCCGTGGCGACCCTGGATCACGCCGGGCGGCGTTGCGGCGAATTGAGCAACCGCGGGGAGCGGGCGCTGTCCATCGATTTCAGCGCCGTCTGCGACCGGGTTCAGGAGCGTCCGGGCCTGATCGCCCAGACGGTGGCCGCCGCCGCCGCCGGCCACACCAGCCACGCCGTCGCCGCCTGAGGACGGCGACCGCCGAAGGTTGGACGTTAAAGCAGGGTGTGCTCGACCAGGATCTTGGTGCCGATGGCGAGCAGGCCGAGGCCGCCGATCAGTTCCGCCCGGCGGCCCAGCAGCGGGCCGGCGGCCCGGCCCAGCAGGACGCCGCCGAAGCCCATCAGGAAGGTGACCACGCCGATCAGGCTGGCGGTCACCGCGATGTTCACGTCCGCCATGGCGAGGCCGACCCCCACCGCGCTGGCGTCGATGCTGGTCGCCACCGCCACAGTCAGCAGGGCCAGCCAGCCCGAGCGGGCGGCGGCAGCCTCGTCGTCCTCTTCCCCGGCGAGCGCGTTCCGGATCATCGAGCCGCCGATCAGCAGCAGCAGGCCGAAGGCGATCCAGTGATCCACCGCCTGGACAAAGCCGGCGAAGGCCGAACCCACCGCCCAGCCGATGGAGGCCATCGACAGCTGGCAGAGGCCAAAGGCGAAACCGACCCGCAACGCCTCGGACAGGCCGGGACGCTTCTGAACGGCGCCACGGCCCAACGCCGCGGCGAAGCTGTCCATGGAAAGGCTGACGGCGAGGACGAGGGAGGTCACACCGAGCATGGCAACGAACTCCGGCCAAACGGACACGACAGCACGGCTACCCCCGGTTGGCCTTCGGGAGCGTCCGCACCATCGGTCTTGCCGAACCGGCCGGACTCTGTCCGGCTGCCGCGTGCGCCACGGGACCGCCTGAGGCAGGATGATCCCGAGTCTGTTGGCGCACGCCCCTCTCGCTAGAGGGTGGCTACTCCCCAATGACGGGGCGGACCCTAACGCCGGAGAGTCTGGGTGTCAATCTATATGAACAGCTGTTCATATATATTTGAATCGCTCTAATAAGGATGGGCCGCGCTCCGCCGCGGGTGAGGCATGGTGCAGCGCAGAACGATTTGTTAAGAGCCTCTGACGCTTTTATTCCGCTGCGGTTCGTTGGGGTACGAAACGCTCGGATTCAATGGGCATCATTGGGCGCGGGGGTTCGCCATGGGGTTGCTGACGGGGGTCGGCTCGCTGTCGCTTTCGGGCAAGACGGTGTCGCTGTGTGTCGGTGGGCTGGTCGTATTGACGAGCGCCACCTTCGCTGTCAACGAAACGTTGCTGAGCCGCTACGCGGAGCGCATGGCGGTCGAGCGGCAGGAAACGAACATGCGCGTCGCCTGGGACGTGCTGAACCAGTACGGGAGCGACATCAGCGTTCGCGACGGCACGCTGTATGCCGGCGACCGGGCTCTGAACGGTTTCTTCGAGCCGGTGGACCGGGTGAAGACGCTGGTCGGCGGCACCGCCACGCTGTTCATGGGCGACACGCGGGTCACCACCAACGTCCAGAAGCCGGACGGCGGGCGCGCCGTCGGCACCAAGCTGGCCAAGGGACCGGTCTATGATT
It encodes:
- a CDS encoding alpha/beta fold hydrolase yields the protein MDPVATSVILVHGAFADGSAWSRVIPLLQAQGLEAIAVQNPLTSLDEDVAHVQRAIDRTKGPVVLVGHSWGGAVITQIGNQDKVKALVYVAAFAPGIGQSPNDTLKPFPPSPGLSSVSMDRAGYLHLSAESLAANFAQDVPAAEAALLAATQGPVHAGCFRTRVTAAAWEHKPSWYIVASEDRMLPPAFLRATAERIGARTVEVGASHIPHASRPDAVAAVIIEAAGAR
- a CDS encoding manganese efflux pump MntP family protein, encoding MLGVTSLVLAVSLSMDSFAAALGRGAVQKRPGLSEALRVGFAFGLCQLSMASIGWAVGSAFAGFVQAVDHWIAFGLLLLIGGSMIRNALAGEEDDEAAAARSGWLALLTVAVATSIDASAVGVGLAMADVNIAVTASLIGVVTFLMGFGGVLLGRAAGPLLGRRAELIGGLGLLAIGTKILVEHTLL